A genomic segment from Meiothermus sp. Pnk-1 encodes:
- the murF gene encoding UDP-N-acetylmuramoyl-tripeptide--D-alanyl-D-alanine ligase: MTPVREVTPEWVAQVTQGTVHPPVRPALDLTWDSRTVRPGSAFIALPGARVHGREFAQAALQAGAAFVLTDQAHPGAVQVVDPARALLELGHALRQEFSGVVVGVGGSSGKTTTKEAIAQGLDWPKPEGNLNNAPGLAQFFFRLDPRSAGAVVELGIDRLGEMGELCYLAQPQLGVLTALGAEHLEGLGTLENVLREESRLLASSHVRLASTQAAELVSLPGLKTYGIEAGDFQATDLELSLDSTRFRFNGRRVHLPYPGFGPLLGALAALAVAELVGVALEPVIERLSRLKLPHGRMERQEKHGLTFLNDAYNANPLSLRAGLEFLRHLPGRKWLVLGEMRELGEESLAYHLEAARLATSVSPDVVFVGKFAAAQAAEAGGVGLETLEEAKAYLKAYVQAGDLVYLKASRSIGLERLLEGWDAQ; the protein is encoded by the coding sequence ATGACGCCAGTTAGGGAAGTAACACCGGAATGGGTAGCGCAGGTCACCCAGGGAACCGTGCACCCACCGGTGAGGCCCGCCCTAGACCTGACCTGGGATTCACGAACGGTCAGGCCGGGATCGGCCTTTATAGCCCTGCCGGGGGCCAGGGTCCACGGGCGGGAGTTCGCCCAAGCCGCCCTCCAGGCGGGAGCTGCCTTCGTGCTCACCGACCAGGCCCACCCCGGGGCGGTCCAGGTGGTAGACCCTGCGCGGGCTCTGCTCGAGCTGGGCCACGCCCTGCGCCAGGAGTTCAGCGGGGTGGTGGTAGGGGTAGGCGGCAGCTCAGGCAAGACCACCACCAAAGAAGCCATCGCCCAAGGGCTGGACTGGCCCAAGCCGGAGGGAAACCTCAACAACGCCCCGGGACTGGCGCAGTTTTTCTTCCGCCTCGACCCTCGCTCCGCGGGGGCGGTGGTCGAGCTGGGCATCGATCGTCTGGGCGAGATGGGCGAGCTATGCTACTTGGCCCAGCCCCAGCTGGGCGTGCTCACCGCCTTGGGAGCTGAACACCTGGAAGGGCTAGGAACGTTGGAAAACGTGCTTCGCGAAGAGTCCAGGCTTTTGGCCTCGAGCCACGTTCGCTTGGCCAGCACCCAGGCAGCCGAGTTGGTCAGCCTGCCCGGCCTCAAAACCTACGGGATCGAGGCCGGAGATTTCCAAGCCACGGACCTCGAGCTGAGCCTAGATTCCACCCGGTTCCGCTTCAACGGGCGGCGGGTGCATCTCCCCTATCCGGGCTTTGGCCCCTTGCTCGGCGCGCTGGCTGCGCTGGCGGTAGCGGAGTTGGTGGGGGTGGCGCTCGAGCCGGTGATCGAGCGCCTCTCCCGGTTGAAGCTTCCCCATGGGCGCATGGAGCGCCAGGAGAAGCACGGCCTGACCTTCCTCAATGACGCCTACAACGCCAACCCTCTATCGCTACGGGCGGGGCTGGAGTTCCTGCGCCACCTCCCGGGCCGGAAGTGGCTGGTGTTGGGGGAGATGCGTGAACTGGGGGAGGAGAGCCTGGCCTACCACCTCGAGGCCGCCCGCTTGGCCACCTCGGTAAGCCCAGACGTGGTGTTCGTGGGGAAATTCGCCGCAGCCCAAGCCGCAGAGGCCGGGGGCGTGGGGCTGGAAACCTTAGAGGAGGCTAAAGCCTACCTTAAAGCCTACGTTCAGGCCGGGGATCTGGTCTACCTGAAGGCCTCGCGTTCCATCGGGCTCGAGCGGCTCCTGGAGGGTTGGGATGCGCAGTGA
- a CDS encoding penicillin-binding protein 2 has protein sequence MSQASLNRVWVVLFGSLLYLGLMGLGLYQLVQQSPRLTFRPPAQEAQGGLRGRLLASDGTPLAITPEQGQRFYPLGVSAAQVLGYGERGSLRGLEGLERDLEPTLSQGLDVQLTLDPVIQSLAERALWQGLEASGAEWGSALVMETKTGKLLAVANGPAFDPSAPRRDPSQDLSWRNHAFRVALEPGSTIKALTAATLLNEGAASLDTQVEAPMSRRIGGWTINDVVPHPKVLTLQEVLKYSSNVGISTLAKRINPAVLERYFTALHFNDPEPMAIAKVAAPRMRPASAWSEVEYANHTFGQGFLITPLHLTAAYNALANDGDYVPPTLFEPTSKPVPEPVFRPEVARRLRSALAQVVVKEAQLPGYQLGGKTGTAQVVVNGRYSNEIFTALFAGFLPAQEPRATVVVVVYYPKGGRIHGAWVAAPIFRQIAAGLFAYWGVPPAETTKPGTLDSR, from the coding sequence ATGAGTCAAGCCAGTCTGAACCGCGTCTGGGTAGTGCTGTTTGGCAGCCTCCTCTATCTTGGCCTGATGGGCCTGGGGCTCTACCAGCTAGTGCAGCAATCCCCCCGGCTTACCTTCCGACCTCCGGCCCAGGAGGCCCAAGGCGGATTGCGGGGGCGCTTGTTAGCCTCGGATGGCACACCGCTGGCTATAACCCCCGAACAGGGCCAGCGTTTCTACCCTTTGGGGGTGTCGGCTGCCCAGGTGCTGGGCTACGGTGAGCGCGGCAGCCTGCGAGGCTTGGAGGGGCTCGAGCGCGACCTTGAACCCACCCTCTCGCAAGGTCTGGACGTGCAGCTCACCCTCGATCCGGTGATCCAATCTCTGGCCGAGCGAGCCCTGTGGCAGGGTCTCGAGGCCTCGGGGGCGGAGTGGGGCTCGGCCCTGGTGATGGAGACCAAAACCGGCAAACTCCTGGCGGTGGCCAACGGTCCGGCCTTCGACCCCTCGGCCCCCCGGCGCGACCCCAGCCAAGACCTCTCCTGGCGCAATCACGCTTTCCGGGTGGCGCTCGAGCCCGGCTCGACCATCAAGGCCCTCACCGCCGCCACCCTTCTGAACGAGGGTGCAGCTTCCCTCGATACCCAGGTCGAAGCCCCCATGAGCCGCCGGATCGGCGGTTGGACCATCAACGATGTGGTACCGCACCCCAAGGTGCTGACCCTCCAGGAAGTGCTCAAATATTCCTCCAATGTGGGAATCAGCACCTTAGCCAAGCGGATCAACCCTGCGGTGCTCGAGCGTTACTTCACCGCTTTGCACTTCAACGACCCCGAGCCGATGGCCATCGCCAAGGTGGCAGCCCCTCGGATGCGCCCGGCGAGCGCTTGGAGCGAGGTCGAGTACGCCAATCACACCTTTGGGCAAGGCTTCCTCATCACCCCTCTTCACCTCACCGCTGCCTATAACGCGTTAGCCAACGACGGAGATTACGTCCCCCCCACCCTCTTCGAACCGACGAGCAAGCCGGTTCCCGAGCCGGTATTCCGGCCCGAGGTGGCCCGCCGCCTTCGCAGCGCGCTGGCCCAGGTGGTGGTCAAAGAAGCCCAGCTGCCGGGATACCAACTGGGCGGTAAGACCGGCACTGCCCAGGTGGTGGTCAATGGGCGCTACTCCAACGAGATCTTTACCGCCCTCTTCGCCGGATTCCTCCCTGCCCAAGAACCCAGGGCCACGGTGGTGGTAGTGGTCTACTACCCCAAGGGTGGACGCATCCACGGGGCTTGGGTCGCCGCCCCGATTTTCCGCCAAATCGCCGCAGGGCTCTTTGCCTACTGGGGAGTACCTCCGGCAGAGACCACCAAACCCGGTACACTGGATTCTCGGTGA